One Argiope bruennichi chromosome 5, qqArgBrue1.1, whole genome shotgun sequence DNA segment encodes these proteins:
- the LOC129968810 gene encoding UDP-N-acetylglucosamine--dolichyl-phosphate N-acetylglucosaminephosphotransferase-like, which yields MSISKEQNISVFLKQYSFRMDVKLTLIVNVLLSILGCMITFRVIPRFKDMFLKANLYGIDMGKRNSIKIPEAMGVVCGSVFLIIMFLFIPVPFIQYWTTNSGAPFPHHQFVELVAALLSICCMLFLGFADDVLDLKWRHKLLLPTMASLPLLMVYYVTYNGTTVIIPKPFRYFLGNDVWLGPLYYVYMGMLAVFCTNAINIYSGINGLEVGQAAVIGASIVIFNIIELFGECWNAHLFSLYFMPPFLSTTVALLYYNWYPAAVFVGDTFCYFAGMTFAVVGILGHFSKTMLLFFLPQVINFLFSCPQLFHFIPCPRHRLPRFNRAQNVLEPSTVIFREASLSPLGRLSLFVARTFRLVHIKEDVRDGEVYSECTNFTLINFMLKVLGPTHERTLTIYLLTMQALCSCVAFCIRYGLSRVFYDS from the exons ATGTCCATTTCAAAAGAACAGAATATTTCTGTTTTCTTGAAACAGTACAGCTTTAGAATGGATGTCAAATTAACTTTGATTGTTAATGTTTTGTTGTCCATATTAGGATGTATGATAACTTTCCGCGTCATCCCCCGGTTTAAAGACATGTTTTTGAAAGCTAATCTTTACGGAATTGATATGGGGAAAAGGAATAGTATTAAAAT acCTGAAGCAATGGGAGTTGTTTGTGGATctgtatttttgattataatgttCCTATTCATTCCAGTTCCTTTTATTCAGTATTGGACAACAAATTCTGGAGCACCTTTCCCACATCATCag tttgtTGAATTAGTTGCTGCATTGTTATCCATCTGCTGCATGTTGTTCTTGGGGTTTGCTGATGATGTTTTAGATTTGAAATGGCGTCACAAACTATTACTTCCAACAATGGCTTCTTTGCCACTTCTTATGGTGTATTATGTTACATATAATGGAACCACTGTTATAATACCTAAGCCATTCAGATACTTTCTAGGCAATGATGTATGGTTAG GTCCATTGTATTATGTGTATATGGGCATGTTGGCTGTTTTTTGCACTAATGCAATCAACATTTATTCTGGCATAAATGGTTTGGAAGTTGGACAAGCCGCTGTAATTGGTGCATCAATTGTGATTTTCAACATTATTGAGCTTTTTG gagaatGTTGGAATGCTCATCTTTTCTCATTATACTTTATGCCTCCATTTCTTTCCACAACTGTTGCTTTACTTTATTACAATTG gtATCCAGCAGCTGTTTTTGTTGGAGACACTTTCTGTTATTTTGCTGGAATGACATTTGCTGTGGTTGGTATTTTAGGCCATTTCAGCAAAACAATGTTGTTATTTTTCTTGCCACAagttataaattttctgttttcttgtCCACAACTTTTTCATTTCATACCTTGTCCACGGCATCGACTTCCAAG gTTTAATAGGGCACAAAATGTCTTGGAGCCTAGCACTGTGATATTTAGGGAAGCTTCTTTATCTCCTCTTGGTCGTTTATCATTATTTGTTGCAAGAACATTTCGACTTGTTCATATTAAAGAAGATGTTAGAGATGGTGAAGTGTATTCTGAATGCACAAATTTCACACTTATTAATTTCATGTTGAAGGTTTTGGGTCCAACTCATGAGAGAAcacttactatttatttattgactatgCAG GCCCTTTGTAGTTGTGTTGCATTTTGCATCAGATATGGTCTCTCCAGAGTGTTTTATGATTCatga